The following proteins are encoded in a genomic region of Sulfurimonas sp. HSL3-7:
- a CDS encoding ACP phosphodiesterase has protein sequence MNFLAHVMLSSHDNEEMVGNLLGDFVRKGGEGAFSERMQRGIELHRRIDGFTDRHSVFRRSRRRIRPELRRFGGIAVDLFYDHFLAREFSSYHDIPLEQFAERLYRLLEQYEPQLPARLQQIMPSMIARNWLVSYREVDAIERALSRISLRLSRPNALGETAEDLRLCYDDFASDFEEFFPELLAFTREQQILLLR, from the coding sequence ATGAATTTTCTCGCGCATGTCATGCTCTCGAGCCACGACAATGAAGAGATGGTCGGCAACCTGCTGGGTGATTTTGTGCGCAAAGGCGGGGAAGGGGCGTTCAGCGAGCGGATGCAGCGGGGCATCGAACTGCACCGCAGGATCGACGGTTTTACGGACCGTCATAGCGTCTTCAGGCGTAGCCGGAGACGTATACGTCCGGAACTTCGGCGCTTCGGGGGGATCGCGGTCGATCTCTTCTACGACCACTTCCTGGCACGCGAGTTCTCAAGCTACCACGACATCCCGCTGGAGCAGTTCGCCGAGCGCCTCTACCGCCTGCTTGAACAGTACGAGCCGCAGCTGCCTGCACGACTGCAGCAGATTATGCCGTCGATGATAGCGCGCAACTGGCTCGTCTCCTACCGCGAGGTTGATGCCATCGAGCGGGCGCTTTCGCGCATCTCTCTGCGTCTCAGCCGCCCCAACGCGCTGGGCGAGACGGCAGAAGATCTCCGTCTCTGCTACGACGACTTCGCTTCGGACTTCGAGGAATTCTTCCCGGAACTGCTGGCATTCACCAGGGAACAGCAGATCCTGCTGTTGCGGTGA
- a CDS encoding cold-shock protein, with the protein MANQVNGTVKWFNDEKGYGFIQQDNGGKDVFVHFRQINSNGYDRVSLQEGQKVTFEVGEGEKGPQAENVTAL; encoded by the coding sequence ATGGCAAATCAAGTTAATGGAACCGTTAAATGGTTCAACGATGAAAAAGGTTATGGATTTATCCAACAAGACAACGGCGGCAAAGACGTATTCGTTCACTTCCGTCAGATCAACAGCAATGGTTACGACCGTGTCTCTCTCCAAGAGGGTCAAAAAGTGACTTTCGAAGTTGGTGAAGGCGAAAAAGGCCCACAAGCCGAAAACGTTACCGCGCTTTAA
- a CDS encoding heavy metal translocating P-type ATPase has product MRTEQNTPQLKDPVCHMAVSSDSPYHYQYAGKPYYFCSEHCLHKFKAHPKQFLGQTPSPAEEKNGNATIYTCPMHPEVRQDHPGSCPKCGMALEPVTAGVNEEHSELTDMRRRFWIGMVLALPVFFLAMIADMVPDWLPQRLSMRTVQWIEFVLATPVVLWGGWPFFVRGWHSLLSRSLNMFTLIALGVSVAWGYSVVALLFPALFPSIMQMESGLVAVYFEAAATITVLVLLGQVLELRARSQTNTAITMLLRLAPNIAHIVEDGGSERDIPLEEVRPGDILRVRPGEKIPVDGKVVSGKSNVDESMITGEPVAVAKSSRDNLIGATVNTTGSLLMEAEKVGSDTLLSQIVNMVAEAQRSRAPIQSLADTVAAYFVPAVIGIAVITFLFWWFIGPEPRLAHAVVNAVAVLIIACPCALGLATPISIMVATGRGATAGVLIKSAEALETMEKVDTLVVDKTGTLTEGRPKLAAVQAAAGFSEEEVLRTAASLERASEHPLAEAVVNASIERGIALAEIDRFKSITGKGIIGKVDGRTVAVGNAKLLERLGIDAETLLQHARSERAEGKTVMLVAIGCEAAGLIAVADPVKKSTPDAIRTLHAEGIHIVMLTGDNRATAEAVAKRLGIDRVHAEIMPEQKAKIIKELQAQGHIVAMAGDGINDAPALAQADVGIAMGTGTDVAMESADITLVKGDLNGIVRSRQLSKATMRNIRENLFFAFVYNSAGIPIAAGVLYPFFGLLLSPMIAAAAMSFSSVSVITNALRLRRMKLKTEKRVQIKSGETR; this is encoded by the coding sequence ATGCGTACAGAACAGAATACACCTCAACTGAAAGATCCGGTCTGCCATATGGCGGTCTCAAGCGACTCCCCCTATCATTACCAATATGCGGGAAAACCCTACTATTTCTGCAGCGAGCATTGCCTGCATAAGTTCAAAGCCCACCCGAAACAGTTCCTTGGACAGACGCCCTCACCTGCGGAAGAAAAAAACGGCAACGCAACGATCTACACCTGCCCCATGCACCCTGAAGTGCGCCAGGACCATCCCGGCAGTTGCCCGAAATGCGGCATGGCGCTCGAACCGGTGACAGCCGGCGTTAACGAAGAGCACAGTGAGCTCACCGATATGCGCCGCCGCTTTTGGATCGGTATGGTACTGGCACTGCCGGTCTTTTTTCTTGCCATGATCGCCGATATGGTCCCTGACTGGCTGCCGCAGCGCCTTTCGATGCGTACCGTCCAGTGGATCGAGTTCGTCCTGGCCACGCCCGTCGTGCTGTGGGGCGGCTGGCCTTTTTTTGTACGCGGCTGGCACTCTCTGCTCAGCAGAAGCCTCAACATGTTCACCTTGATCGCCCTTGGCGTTTCGGTAGCATGGGGGTATAGTGTTGTGGCCCTGCTGTTTCCGGCCCTTTTCCCCTCCATCATGCAGATGGAGAGCGGTCTGGTGGCGGTCTATTTTGAAGCCGCGGCCACCATCACGGTGCTTGTGCTTTTGGGACAGGTGCTTGAACTGCGTGCCCGTTCGCAGACCAATACCGCCATCACGATGCTGCTCAGACTTGCGCCGAATATAGCGCACATCGTGGAAGATGGCGGCAGCGAACGTGACATCCCTTTGGAAGAGGTCCGACCCGGCGATATTCTGCGTGTCCGACCCGGCGAGAAGATACCGGTGGACGGCAAAGTCGTCTCCGGCAAAAGCAACGTGGATGAGTCTATGATCACCGGTGAACCTGTCGCCGTGGCAAAATCGTCCCGTGACAACCTCATAGGGGCAACGGTCAACACCACCGGCTCGCTGCTCATGGAGGCAGAAAAGGTCGGTTCCGACACTTTGCTCTCCCAGATCGTCAATATGGTAGCCGAAGCACAACGCTCGCGTGCCCCTATTCAAAGCCTTGCCGACACCGTAGCCGCTTATTTTGTCCCTGCCGTCATAGGCATTGCCGTCATCACCTTTCTCTTCTGGTGGTTCATAGGACCGGAGCCCCGCCTGGCGCATGCCGTTGTCAATGCGGTTGCGGTACTCATCATAGCCTGCCCGTGTGCGCTGGGACTCGCCACCCCTATCTCCATCATGGTCGCAACAGGACGCGGCGCGACAGCAGGGGTCCTGATCAAGAGCGCCGAAGCACTGGAGACCATGGAGAAGGTCGATACCCTGGTCGTTGACAAAACCGGGACACTGACCGAGGGCAGACCGAAACTCGCCGCCGTGCAGGCCGCGGCCGGGTTCAGCGAAGAGGAGGTATTGCGCACTGCCGCTAGTCTGGAGCGAGCCAGCGAGCATCCTCTGGCAGAAGCCGTGGTCAATGCCAGCATAGAGAGAGGGATCGCCCTCGCCGAGATCGACAGATTCAAGTCTATTACCGGCAAAGGCATCATAGGCAAAGTGGACGGCCGTACAGTGGCGGTGGGCAATGCAAAACTGCTGGAAAGGCTGGGGATCGATGCGGAAACTCTACTTCAGCACGCCCGCAGTGAGCGTGCCGAGGGCAAAACGGTCATGCTGGTCGCTATCGGTTGCGAAGCGGCGGGGCTGATCGCTGTCGCCGACCCCGTCAAAAAGTCAACGCCCGACGCCATTCGTACTCTGCATGCCGAAGGCATTCATATCGTCATGCTCACGGGGGACAACCGGGCAACCGCAGAAGCCGTTGCAAAGAGGCTGGGAATCGACCGGGTACATGCAGAGATCATGCCTGAACAGAAAGCCAAGATCATCAAAGAGCTTCAGGCCCAAGGGCACATCGTCGCGATGGCAGGTGACGGCATCAACGATGCCCCGGCGCTGGCACAGGCAGATGTCGGCATCGCGATGGGTACAGGCACGGATGTCGCCATGGAAAGCGCCGACATCACCCTGGTCAAAGGCGATCTTAACGGCATCGTCAGATCCAGGCAGCTCAGCAAAGCCACCATGCGCAACATTAGAGAGAACCTCTTCTTCGCCTTTGTCTACAACTCCGCGGGCATACCGATCGCCGCCGGTGTCCTCTACCCCTTCTTCGGCCTGCTTCTCTCGCCGATGATCGCTGCCGCAGCGATGAGCTTCAGCTCGGTCTCGGTCATCACCAACGCCCTCAGACTCAGACGGATGAAACTTAAAACAGAAAAAAGGGTGCAGATAAAGAGTGGTGAAACCCGGTAA
- a CDS encoding ankyrin repeat domain-containing protein — MIFFSLVSAASYANEGLIEAAKKGDVAAVNKVLEMKTDIDARHNNATALMWAAKNGHDDVVKVLIAKGADVKAEDTAGYSPVIYAAIQGHTDILSLMIDHGANVNAKTNNGKYALTWAVEKGHTETAKELIKKGADVNIKSPCGASLVLTAVISGHTDTAIMLVENNIDINIADEDGATALMMAAEAGNAEMVRVLLEKGADRSLKDSEGQRAIDYARLSENEEVITLLQ, encoded by the coding sequence ATGATATTTTTTTCACTCGTTAGCGCAGCCTCCTATGCCAATGAAGGGCTGATCGAAGCCGCTAAAAAAGGCGATGTCGCAGCCGTAAACAAAGTTCTTGAGATGAAGACAGATATCGATGCCAGGCATAATAACGCCACTGCTCTGATGTGGGCGGCCAAAAACGGCCATGATGATGTCGTCAAGGTACTGATAGCCAAAGGGGCCGATGTCAAAGCCGAAGACACAGCCGGGTACAGTCCTGTTATCTACGCCGCGATACAGGGGCACACCGATATTCTTTCGCTTATGATTGACCATGGTGCCAACGTCAATGCGAAGACCAACAACGGCAAGTATGCCCTCACATGGGCAGTCGAAAAAGGGCACACCGAAACGGCCAAAGAGCTGATTAAAAAGGGTGCCGATGTCAATATCAAGTCCCCATGCGGCGCGTCATTGGTACTGACAGCGGTCATCAGCGGCCATACCGACACGGCAATTATGCTGGTCGAGAACAATATCGACATCAATATTGCAGACGAAGACGGTGCCACGGCATTGATGATGGCGGCAGAAGCCGGTAATGCCGAGATGGTCAGAGTGCTGCTCGAGAAAGGGGCTGACCGTTCTCTAAAAGACAGCGAAGGGCAGCGCGCCATAGACTATGCCCGACTGAGCGAGAACGAAGAGGTCATTACGCTATTACAGTAG